A stretch of the Vibrio aphrogenes genome encodes the following:
- a CDS encoding lipoate--protein ligase, translating to MSSLRLLYSTSTNPLFNLAVEDTIFRSMSAEQKVLFLWRNDNTVVIGRAQNPWKECNTQRMEQDGITLARRQSGGGAVFHDLGNSNFTFMAGKPGYDKSVSTQIVLDALTQLGIKGKATGRNDLVVDTDEGERKFSGSAYREAMDRGFHHGTILLNADMTRLADYLNPDPKKLQAKGITSVRSRVINLNDIDSSITHEVLCDAIQNAFFAYYGEQVEAEFISEQAMPDLPNFEATYHKQKDWHWNFGNTPEFSHQVDERFVWGGVELHFNIKKAHIEEVQVFTDSLDPAPLEDLQQALSGKVYNAQGIKEALQEVKNKHVDKHEELQQVEAWLLQQLA from the coding sequence ATGTCATCTCTTCGATTATTGTATTCAACGTCAACGAACCCTTTATTTAACTTAGCAGTAGAAGACACTATTTTTCGTTCTATGAGTGCAGAACAGAAAGTGCTGTTTTTGTGGCGTAATGACAATACGGTGGTTATCGGTCGTGCGCAAAACCCATGGAAAGAGTGTAATACGCAGCGTATGGAACAAGATGGGATCACCTTGGCACGTCGACAAAGTGGTGGTGGTGCGGTGTTTCATGATTTAGGAAACAGTAACTTTACCTTTATGGCGGGTAAGCCGGGATACGATAAATCTGTATCAACGCAAATTGTACTTGATGCATTAACTCAACTTGGTATTAAAGGAAAAGCGACAGGTCGTAATGATCTCGTGGTCGATACCGATGAAGGCGAGCGTAAGTTTTCTGGCTCAGCCTATCGAGAAGCAATGGATCGTGGTTTTCATCATGGGACGATCTTATTAAATGCGGATATGACGCGTTTGGCCGATTATTTAAATCCTGATCCGAAAAAACTGCAAGCCAAAGGCATTACTTCTGTCAGATCTCGAGTGATTAATTTGAATGATATCGACTCAAGCATTACTCATGAAGTGCTATGCGATGCCATTCAGAATGCTTTTTTTGCTTATTATGGTGAACAAGTGGAAGCTGAGTTTATCTCCGAACAGGCGATGCCGGATTTACCAAACTTTGAAGCCACTTATCACAAACAGAAGGATTGGCATTGGAACTTTGGCAATACACCGGAATTTAGCCATCAAGTTGATGAGCGCTTTGTTTGGGGTGGGGTAGAGCTGCATTTCAATATAAAGAAAGCGCATATTGAAGAAGTGCAAGTGTTTACGGATAGTCTTGATCCTGCGCCGTTGGAGGATTTGCAACAAGCGTTATCGGGAAAAGTTTACAATGCTCAAGGGATTAAAGAAGCTTTACAAGAAGTTAAAAACAAACATGTCGATAAACATGAAGAACTTCAACAAGTTGAAGCTTGGCTTTTGCAACAACTGGCTTAA
- the cspE gene encoding transcription antiterminator/RNA stability regulator CspE codes for MSKTTGIVKWFNEEKGFGFITQDNGGADVFVHFRAIASEGFKTLKEGQKVSFEVEQGQKGLQAANVVPA; via the coding sequence ATGTCTAAAACAACTGGTATCGTTAAATGGTTTAACGAAGAAAAAGGTTTCGGCTTCATTACTCAAGACAACGGTGGTGCTGATGTATTCGTACATTTCCGTGCAATCGCTTCTGAAGGTTTCAAAACTTTGAAAGAAGGCCAAAAAGTTTCTTTCGAAGTAGAACAAGGCCAAAAAGGTCTTCAAGCTGCGAACGTTGTTCCTGCTTAA
- the aroG gene encoding 3-deoxy-7-phosphoheptulonate synthase AroG, producing the protein MQQVDDVRIKQVKELLPPVAVLEKFPATETSINTTFESRQSIHNILQGQDDRLLVVIGPCSIHDTQAAIQYGKRLKVLRDELKDNLEVVMRVYFEKPRTTVGWKGLINDPYLNDSYQINDGVRMGRKLLLDLTDLGMPTASEFLDMITPQYVGDLISWGAIGARTTESQVHRELASGLSCPVGFKNGTDGNIKIATDACRSAGASHHFLSVTKYGHSAIVETAGNPDCHIILRGGKEPNYSAEHVAAVKAELAGQGLRQKVMIDFSHANSSKQFQRQMVVADDVAQQLISGEDAIFGVMIESHLNEGRQDLVDGKAANYGQSITDACIGWEDTEKVLRQLADAVAVRRSTK; encoded by the coding sequence ATGCAACAAGTCGATGATGTAAGAATTAAGCAAGTTAAAGAACTTCTCCCCCCTGTGGCTGTTTTAGAGAAATTTCCCGCAACAGAAACCTCGATCAACACGACATTTGAGTCCCGCCAAAGTATTCACAATATCTTGCAAGGTCAGGATGATCGCTTATTAGTGGTGATCGGTCCTTGTTCTATTCACGATACACAAGCGGCAATTCAGTACGGTAAGCGTTTGAAAGTCTTACGTGATGAGCTTAAAGACAACCTAGAAGTGGTGATGCGAGTTTATTTTGAAAAACCGCGTACTACAGTCGGTTGGAAAGGCTTAATTAATGACCCTTATTTAAATGATAGCTATCAAATTAATGATGGTGTACGTATGGGGCGTAAATTATTGCTGGACTTGACTGATTTAGGCATGCCGACAGCCAGTGAGTTCCTAGATATGATCACCCCTCAATACGTTGGTGATTTGATTTCTTGGGGGGCTATTGGGGCGCGTACTACCGAATCGCAAGTACATCGCGAACTTGCCTCTGGCTTATCTTGTCCGGTTGGATTTAAAAATGGTACGGATGGAAATATTAAAATTGCTACCGATGCTTGTCGTTCAGCAGGGGCATCTCACCACTTCTTATCGGTGACGAAATATGGTCATTCTGCCATTGTGGAAACCGCAGGTAATCCAGATTGTCATATTATTTTGCGTGGTGGCAAGGAGCCAAACTACAGTGCAGAACATGTTGCAGCGGTAAAAGCTGAGCTGGCAGGCCAAGGGTTACGTCAAAAAGTGATGATTGATTTTAGCCATGCGAATAGTTCGAAGCAGTTTCAACGTCAAATGGTCGTGGCAGACGATGTTGCTCAACAACTGATTTCTGGTGAAGATGCCATTTTTGGTGTCATGATTGAAAGTCACTTAAATGAAGGTCGCCAAGATTTAGTGGATGGCAAAGCCGCCAATTATGGGCAAAGTATTACTGATGCGTGTATCGGCTGGGAAGATACGGAAAAGGTGCTACGTCAATTGGCTGATGCTGTGGCTGTGCGTCGCTCAACTAAGTAA
- the rlmF gene encoding 23S rRNA (adenine(1618)-N(6))-methyltransferase RlmF — MPVGPKRKPSTSSRSTGKKSIPQAKRQSTQKPQNKRHPHRQAGSKTTAKPTGLHPRNLHHGRYDFAKLESAAPALSQYVIMTPRGEKSINFSDPQAVLTLNEALLKAYYGLEFWQIPAGYLCPPIPGRADYIHYLADLMSMTKTKVEQLEVDETDEIKTGSANHKHTVLDIGTGANCIYPILGSTLYDWNFVASDIDPISVKTAQLLIQANKKLNGKIKVRQQTHCERIFHGVIKANDRFTATVCNPPFHESLEKAREGSLRKVNNLTRGKAAPLNKREQPVLNFAGTANELCYQGGEIAFLKQMAIESKDFSQQVCWFTSLVSKKENVPLLQQQLKKLGATNIRVIGMAQGQKLSRFVAWTFLTNQQQKAFF, encoded by the coding sequence ATGCCTGTTGGGCCAAAACGCAAACCATCCACCTCTTCTCGCTCGACTGGTAAAAAATCGATACCTCAAGCTAAACGCCAATCTACTCAAAAGCCGCAGAATAAGCGCCATCCGCATCGTCAAGCGGGGAGCAAAACCACCGCCAAACCGACGGGATTACACCCTCGCAATTTACATCATGGCCGCTATGATTTTGCTAAGTTAGAAAGTGCTGCACCAGCCTTATCACAGTACGTTATCATGACGCCACGCGGCGAAAAATCCATTAATTTTAGTGATCCTCAAGCAGTCTTAACCTTAAATGAAGCCTTATTAAAAGCTTATTACGGCCTGGAGTTTTGGCAAATCCCCGCGGGTTATTTGTGCCCACCGATCCCTGGTCGCGCTGACTATATTCACTATCTAGCTGACTTGATGAGCATGACCAAAACCAAAGTTGAGCAATTGGAAGTCGATGAAACGGATGAGATTAAAACTGGCTCAGCCAATCATAAACACACCGTGTTAGACATAGGGACAGGGGCGAATTGTATTTATCCGATCTTAGGCTCTACTCTGTATGATTGGAATTTTGTGGCGTCTGATATTGACCCGATTTCAGTTAAAACTGCGCAACTGCTTATCCAAGCCAATAAAAAGTTAAATGGAAAAATCAAAGTACGCCAGCAAACGCATTGTGAACGTATTTTCCATGGCGTCATTAAAGCTAATGACCGCTTCACCGCAACGGTTTGCAACCCACCCTTTCATGAGTCTCTTGAAAAAGCCCGTGAAGGTAGCTTACGTAAAGTAAATAACTTAACTCGTGGAAAGGCCGCACCACTTAACAAACGCGAGCAACCCGTATTAAACTTTGCTGGTACGGCGAACGAATTATGCTATCAAGGAGGGGAAATTGCCTTCTTAAAACAAATGGCAATCGAAAGTAAAGATTTCAGCCAACAAGTTTGTTGGTTTACTAGCCTGGTTTCTAAAAAAGAAAACGTACCGTTATTACAGCAGCAATTAAAGAAATTAGGTGCAACTAATATTAGGGTTATCGGAATGGCGCAAGGGCAAAAATTAAGCCGCTTCGTCGCTTGGACTTTTTTAACTAATCAACAACAAAAAGCCTTCTTTTAA
- a CDS encoding substrate-binding domain-containing protein, producing MATMKDIARLAQVSTSTVSHVLNKTRFVSEDIEKRVKQAAKDLNYSPSALARSLKMKCTKTLGMLVTTSTNPFFGEVLKGVERRCYEKGYNLILCNTEGDSERMKASIDTLLQKRVDGLMLMCSTLEGQEIEIFERYPNVPVVVMDWGPMTYASDKIQDNSYKGGYLATQYLIKHGHTTLGCVTGPLHRHQAISRFNGFKQALQDSNLILNPDWIVESNFECDGGYEAYHQLKATKSLPSALFVCNDMMAMGLINAAIEDGVSIPKELSVIGYDDIHLTKYMAPSLTTIHQPKHQLGNVAVDTLLSRLAQPQAPQRIIQLEPSLVERNSVYKIV from the coding sequence ATGGCAACAATGAAAGATATTGCGCGGCTAGCTCAAGTATCCACCTCTACCGTGAGCCATGTGTTAAACAAAACCCGCTTTGTCAGTGAAGATATTGAAAAGCGGGTAAAACAAGCCGCTAAAGATCTCAATTACTCCCCTTCTGCTCTCGCCCGTAGCTTAAAAATGAAATGCACCAAAACCTTGGGCATGCTCGTGACTACCTCAACTAATCCTTTCTTTGGGGAAGTATTAAAAGGGGTCGAACGGCGTTGCTATGAAAAAGGCTACAACCTGATTTTATGTAATACCGAAGGCGACAGCGAACGTATGAAAGCATCGATTGATACCTTGCTACAAAAGCGAGTGGATGGGTTAATGTTGATGTGCTCGACCCTTGAAGGACAGGAGATTGAGATCTTTGAACGATATCCAAATGTCCCGGTTGTCGTTATGGATTGGGGCCCAATGACGTATGCCAGTGATAAAATTCAGGATAACTCTTATAAAGGTGGTTACCTCGCCACCCAATACCTAATCAAACATGGTCATACCACACTAGGCTGTGTAACTGGCCCACTTCACCGCCATCAAGCCATCTCTCGTTTTAACGGCTTTAAACAAGCGCTGCAAGATTCCAACTTAATCTTAAACCCTGATTGGATTGTCGAAAGTAATTTTGAATGTGATGGTGGCTATGAGGCTTATCATCAACTCAAAGCCACTAAGAGCCTGCCTTCAGCGCTGTTTGTGTGTAACGATATGATGGCTATGGGGTTAATTAATGCCGCCATTGAAGATGGGGTGAGCATTCCCAAAGAGTTGTCGGTGATCGGTTATGATGATATTCATTTGACCAAGTATATGGCTCCGTCTCTGACGACTATCCACCAGCCTAAACATCAATTAGGCAACGTTGCCGTCGATACTTTACTCAGCCGCTTAGCTCAACCGCAAGCTCCACAACGAATTATTCAACTAGAACCCAGCTTAGTCGAACGTAACTCGGTATATAAAATCGTTTAA
- the rbsK gene encoding ribokinase — MNKLMVLGSVNADHVLQVPFFPRPGETLMGRNYQVIAGGKGANQAVAAARLGADIGFVASVGDDAFGLNIIDAFKADGINTDFISITPNTPTGIAMIQVSDAGENSICLAPEANNALTTPLVETHAQAIQQSQYLLLQLETPLEGIETAVKLAKQDSHNPVQVILNPAPAKALPESLLSQVDIITPNETEAEILTGIEVVDDATAQQAAAALHAKGIAIVMITLGSKGVWLSEQGQGQIIPGFRVKATDTTAAGDTFNGAFVTGLLDGMSTQEAIRFAHAAAAISVTRFGAQTSIPTRQEVDSFLQDQ; from the coding sequence ATGAACAAACTGATGGTTTTAGGCAGTGTTAATGCGGACCATGTTCTTCAAGTTCCCTTTTTCCCGCGTCCAGGGGAAACTTTAATGGGAAGAAATTATCAAGTAATCGCGGGCGGTAAAGGGGCGAACCAAGCGGTTGCCGCTGCTCGTTTAGGTGCTGACATTGGTTTTGTCGCCAGTGTGGGCGATGATGCTTTTGGTCTTAACATCATCGACGCTTTTAAAGCTGATGGCATCAACACCGATTTCATCAGCATTACGCCGAATACTCCAACTGGCATCGCGATGATTCAAGTGTCGGACGCCGGTGAAAATAGCATTTGCCTTGCACCTGAAGCGAATAATGCCTTAACCACCCCATTAGTGGAAACTCATGCACAAGCGATTCAACAGTCACAATATTTATTGTTGCAACTTGAGACCCCATTAGAAGGCATTGAAACGGCGGTGAAACTGGCTAAACAAGATAGCCATAACCCGGTTCAAGTTATTTTGAATCCTGCGCCAGCAAAAGCCCTCCCAGAATCATTATTAAGCCAAGTGGATATCATTACTCCAAATGAAACCGAAGCTGAAATTCTCACCGGGATTGAAGTGGTGGATGATGCAACGGCACAACAAGCGGCTGCCGCCTTACATGCTAAAGGGATCGCCATTGTCATGATCACCCTAGGTTCAAAAGGTGTTTGGTTAAGTGAGCAAGGCCAAGGTCAAATCATCCCAGGGTTCAGAGTCAAAGCGACTGATACCACGGCCGCAGGCGATACCTTTAATGGTGCGTTTGTAACCGGGTTATTAGACGGCATGAGCACTCAAGAAGCGATCCGGTTTGCGCATGCAGCCGCCGCAATTTCAGTGACCCGTTTTGGCGCTCAAACTTCTATTCCAACTCGACAAGAAGTCGATAGTTTTCTTCAGGATCAATAA
- the rbsB gene encoding ribose ABC transporter substrate-binding protein RbsB, producing the protein MKKLATLLSAAVLSSTISVAAQAQDTLAIVVSTLNNPFFVSMKDGAEAKAKELGYDLIVLDSQNDPSKELSNVEDISVRGVKALLINPTDSDAVSNAIRIANRAKLPVLTLDRGASRGEVVSHIASDNVAGGEMAGKYIIEKVGENAKVIQLEGIAGTSAARERGAGFMQAVKGSQLDLLASQPADFDRTKGLNVMENLLAANSDVQAVFAQNDEMALGALRAVQASGKDILIVGFDGTDDGIAAVKRGMLGATIAQQPSLIGELGVETADKLLKGQAVEKNIPVPLKVITK; encoded by the coding sequence ATGAAAAAACTCGCTACTTTGCTGTCCGCTGCCGTATTAAGCAGTACAATTTCGGTTGCCGCACAAGCTCAAGATACGCTCGCGATCGTCGTATCCACTTTGAATAACCCATTCTTCGTGAGTATGAAAGATGGTGCGGAAGCAAAAGCAAAAGAGCTTGGCTATGACTTGATTGTGTTGGATTCGCAAAACGATCCAAGTAAAGAGCTATCGAATGTTGAAGATATCTCAGTTCGTGGTGTTAAAGCATTATTGATCAACCCTACCGACTCTGATGCCGTATCCAATGCCATTCGTATTGCTAACCGTGCCAAATTGCCAGTCTTAACACTCGACCGCGGTGCTAGCCGTGGTGAAGTAGTTAGCCATATTGCCTCAGATAACGTGGCAGGCGGCGAAATGGCCGGCAAATACATCATTGAAAAAGTAGGTGAAAACGCTAAAGTCATCCAACTCGAAGGCATTGCCGGAACCTCTGCCGCTCGCGAACGTGGTGCCGGTTTCATGCAAGCAGTGAAAGGTTCTCAGCTTGATCTTCTTGCTAGCCAACCTGCTGATTTTGACCGCACTAAAGGCTTAAACGTAATGGAAAACCTCCTTGCAGCCAATAGTGATGTGCAAGCCGTCTTTGCCCAAAACGATGAAATGGCCTTGGGCGCATTACGTGCGGTGCAAGCGTCAGGTAAAGATATCTTAATTGTTGGTTTTGATGGCACCGATGATGGGATTGCCGCAGTAAAACGTGGCATGTTAGGTGCAACGATTGCTCAACAACCTTCGCTTATTGGTGAATTAGGGGTAGAAACTGCCGATAAATTGCTTAAAGGGCAAGCAGTTGAAAAAAATATCCCAGTTCCATTAAAAGTCATTACAAAATAA
- the rbsC gene encoding ribose ABC transporter permease, with the protein MSKTINPSNAPEKPKKPLISKEWLIEQKSLIALIFLIVVVSFLNPNFFTVDNILNILRQTSVSAIIAVGMTLVILTAGIDLSVGSVLALCGAFAASLIALEVPVIIAVPTALFAGAVLGGISGLIIAKGKVQAFIATLVTMTLLRGVTMVYTDGRPISTGFTDIADSFAWFGTGYTLGIPVPVWIMVIVFATVWYLLNHTRFGRYIYALGGNESATRLSGINVDRVKIGVYAICGLLSALAGIIVTSRLSSAQPTAGMGYELDAIAAVVVGGTSLMGGRGRIMGTLIGALIIGFLNNALNLLDVSSYYQMIAKAVVILLAVMVDNKNK; encoded by the coding sequence ATGAGCAAAACCATTAACCCATCAAATGCACCAGAAAAACCAAAGAAACCATTGATCAGTAAAGAATGGTTGATCGAGCAAAAGTCATTAATTGCGTTGATTTTCTTGATCGTTGTTGTGTCATTTTTAAACCCGAACTTCTTTACGGTTGATAACATTCTCAATATTTTGCGCCAAACCTCAGTTAGCGCCATTATTGCGGTGGGTATGACCTTAGTAATTTTAACCGCAGGTATCGACTTGAGCGTAGGCTCGGTATTGGCATTATGTGGCGCGTTTGCGGCCAGCTTAATCGCTTTAGAAGTGCCGGTAATCATTGCCGTTCCAACCGCCTTATTCGCTGGTGCGGTTTTAGGGGGAATTAGTGGACTGATTATTGCCAAGGGTAAAGTGCAAGCCTTCATCGCTACTTTGGTCACCATGACCTTGTTACGCGGTGTCACTATGGTGTATACCGATGGCCGCCCTATCTCAACTGGCTTTACCGACATTGCTGATAGCTTTGCTTGGTTTGGTACCGGTTACACTCTAGGCATTCCAGTTCCAGTGTGGATCATGGTTATCGTGTTTGCCACCGTGTGGTACTTACTCAACCATACTCGCTTTGGTCGCTATATTTATGCTCTAGGTGGTAACGAATCTGCGACACGTCTATCAGGTATTAATGTCGACCGCGTTAAAATAGGGGTGTATGCCATTTGTGGTCTACTATCTGCGCTTGCCGGCATCATTGTAACCTCTCGCCTATCGTCTGCTCAGCCAACTGCAGGTATGGGATATGAGCTTGATGCGATTGCCGCCGTGGTCGTAGGTGGAACCAGTTTGATGGGTGGTCGTGGCCGCATTATGGGAACCTTAATTGGTGCGCTTATCATCGGCTTCTTAAATAACGCCTTAAACCTATTGGATGTATCTTCTTACTACCAAATGATTGCTAAAGCAGTGGTAATTTTATTAGCCGTTATGGTTGATAACAAAAACAAATAA
- the rbsA gene encoding ribose ABC transporter ATP-binding protein RbsA — MSPAILELNQIEKAFPGVKALDKASLNVYPGRVMALMGENGAGKSTLMKVLTGIYSLDAGSIHYKGLPVTFKGPRESQHAGISIIHQELNLIPEISIAENIFLGREITNAFGRILWNQMHEKAAKLLARLNVKRDPKTPLGELSLGEQQMVEIAKALSFESKVIIMDEPTDALTDTETEFLFKVINELRDQGCGIVYISHRLKEIFEICDDITVLRDGKFIGECTVASTNEDALIEMMVGRKLEEQYPRITTPAGETRLSVNNLSGKGIDNVSFELKRGEILGISGLMGAGRTELMKMIYGALPSHSGSILLEGKAIAPKSPQEGLACGIAYISEDRKGDGLVLGLSVKDNMTLSALQHFSKGMQIQHNREVMAVDDFIDLFNIKTPTRHQIIGNLSGGNQQKVAIAKGLMTRPNVLILDEPTRGVDVGAKKEIYQLINKFKAEGMSIILVSSEMPEVLGMSDRILVMHEGHISGEFNANDANQELLLACAVGKKVSKDVA; from the coding sequence ATGTCACCAGCCATTTTAGAGCTAAACCAAATAGAAAAAGCTTTTCCTGGCGTGAAAGCGTTAGATAAAGCAAGTCTGAATGTTTATCCCGGTCGAGTTATGGCCTTGATGGGCGAAAACGGAGCCGGAAAATCAACCTTAATGAAAGTGCTAACGGGGATCTATTCGTTAGATGCTGGCAGCATTCATTACAAAGGTCTGCCCGTTACATTTAAAGGCCCAAGAGAATCTCAGCATGCTGGGATCAGCATCATTCACCAAGAATTGAACTTGATCCCTGAAATCAGCATTGCTGAAAATATCTTCTTAGGTCGTGAAATCACCAATGCCTTTGGCCGTATTTTATGGAATCAAATGCATGAGAAAGCCGCAAAGCTGCTGGCTCGACTCAACGTAAAAAGAGATCCTAAAACGCCATTAGGTGAGTTAAGCCTCGGCGAACAGCAAATGGTCGAAATCGCGAAGGCATTATCTTTTGAATCTAAAGTCATCATTATGGATGAACCTACCGATGCCTTAACTGATACCGAAACAGAATTTCTGTTTAAAGTCATCAATGAGTTACGCGACCAAGGTTGTGGCATTGTGTACATTTCTCACCGCTTAAAAGAAATCTTTGAGATCTGTGATGACATCACCGTATTACGAGATGGCAAATTCATTGGTGAATGCACCGTCGCAAGTACCAACGAAGATGCCCTAATTGAAATGATGGTGGGACGAAAACTCGAAGAACAATATCCTCGAATTACTACCCCAGCTGGTGAGACGCGTCTATCCGTCAATAACTTAAGTGGTAAAGGCATCGATAATGTCAGCTTTGAACTTAAGCGCGGCGAAATTCTGGGCATTTCAGGCCTGATGGGGGCAGGACGCACCGAATTAATGAAAATGATTTATGGTGCTCTACCGTCTCATTCAGGCTCTATTTTACTAGAAGGCAAAGCCATTGCACCCAAATCACCTCAAGAAGGTTTGGCATGCGGTATTGCTTATATCTCAGAAGACCGTAAAGGCGATGGGCTGGTGCTTGGATTGTCCGTCAAAGACAACATGACGCTATCGGCATTGCAACATTTTAGTAAAGGCATGCAAATTCAACACAATCGAGAAGTGATGGCTGTGGATGATTTTATTGACTTATTCAATATCAAAACCCCGACACGTCATCAAATCATTGGCAACTTATCTGGCGGGAATCAACAAAAAGTGGCTATCGCTAAAGGCTTAATGACTCGACCTAATGTGTTGATTTTAGATGAGCCAACTCGAGGGGTGGATGTCGGTGCTAAAAAAGAAATCTACCAACTAATTAATAAATTTAAAGCAGAAGGGATGAGCATCATTTTAGTGTCATCCGAAATGCCTGAAGTACTCGGCATGAGCGACCGCATTTTAGTAATGCATGAAGGTCACATCAGTGGCGAATTTAACGCAAACGACGCAAATCAAGAATTATTACTGGCTTGTGCAGTCGGTAAAAAAGTAAGTAAGGACGTAGCATGA
- the rbsD gene encoding D-ribose pyranase produces the protein MKKSPLLHSELSYLIATLGHTDEVTICDAGLPISDETTRIDLALTLGVPTFAQTVDVFLKEAQIEGVVLAEEFKQVSPDHHATLLQRIEVEKQTTGKNITIQYVSHEEFKVRTQLSRAVVRTGECTPYANVIFQSGVTF, from the coding sequence ATGAAAAAAAGCCCGTTGCTGCACTCAGAATTGTCTTACCTTATCGCCACTTTAGGTCATACCGATGAAGTGACTATTTGCGATGCAGGTTTGCCTATCTCTGACGAAACTACACGTATAGATCTTGCTTTAACCCTTGGCGTTCCTACGTTTGCTCAAACTGTTGATGTCTTTTTAAAAGAAGCACAAATTGAAGGGGTTGTGCTTGCCGAAGAGTTTAAGCAAGTCAGTCCAGACCATCACGCGACCCTACTACAACGCATTGAAGTTGAGAAACAAACCACCGGTAAAAACATCACAATCCAATACGTTAGCCACGAAGAATTCAAAGTTCGTACTCAATTAAGCCGTGCCGTGGTTCGTACCGGGGAATGTACTCCTTATGCCAATGTCATCTTCCAATCTGGCGTTACTTTCTAA
- a CDS encoding NUDIX domain-containing protein: MTVSKTAPQHRIRAAGIIVNQQAVLLLKVQDRSGEYWIPPGGGLEASDRHTKDCVQRECYEEAGIEVQVGDLLCVREFLETTSHRYHAEFFYSIEALKGQPHLDNLAGLNDQAFIQAVEWVAIERLATLRTFPSDLLAVVRLAQEKKASVHLGSYVQGPSETLNQFT; the protein is encoded by the coding sequence ATGACCGTAAGTAAAACCGCTCCGCAACATCGTATTCGCGCCGCTGGCATTATCGTTAATCAGCAAGCGGTGTTGTTATTAAAAGTGCAAGACCGTTCGGGTGAGTATTGGATCCCGCCGGGTGGAGGTTTAGAAGCGAGTGATCGTCATACCAAAGATTGTGTGCAACGAGAATGTTATGAAGAAGCGGGGATTGAGGTTCAAGTCGGGGATTTGCTGTGTGTTAGAGAATTTTTAGAGACCACCAGTCATCGCTATCATGCTGAATTTTTTTATTCTATTGAGGCGCTGAAAGGGCAACCGCATCTCGATAATTTAGCTGGGCTCAACGATCAAGCCTTTATCCAAGCGGTTGAATGGGTTGCGATTGAGCGCCTTGCTACATTACGCACCTTTCCCAGTGATTTATTAGCGGTGGTGAGGCTAGCCCAAGAGAAAAAAGCCAGTGTGCACCTAGGCAGTTATGTCCAAGGGCCTTCAGAAACCCTAAATCAGTTTACTTAG